In Alnus glutinosa chromosome 7, dhAlnGlut1.1, whole genome shotgun sequence, the sequence GGActtagatttttttgttttgtttttgtttttgttttttgtttttggtttttttttttaaaactaacggagcatgttttaaattattatttttttacggcattattatatataagtcGTTGGGGAGTTTTTAGGTATTCTTTGATTTGTTgaagcaattaattaattatggtaGCCTAATTTTCCAACTATAGAAGCCAATCATGTCGTATTAACGCTGTCACTGTACCTAACGTTAACCAATCACTACTCTTTTAACGACGAAACCGAACTCCATTAAGGAAATATGACAAAAACGGTCAACGTCGCCGTGATGTGACGTCATTACGCTCCTTCTCTCTCCCTTCCTCTTTTGGTCCTCCGCGCTTCCACTCCCACCACTCTCTCTTCCTCCCCTCGGCTCGGCTGTGTCCAAAATGGAGGAAGAGCAGCGGGGATTGCCTGTACGCGTGGAAAACAACGGGAGAAATGATTCGGTGCCCTGGCGGCCCACCTTCAGTCTCCCTCTCACCGGTCTGATCGCTTCCGAGCACCGCGACGACGACGATGACAGCCACGTCAGCGGAGAAACAAATTGCGGCtattactactactactacaacTACTACTGGAAGCCCATTGTGGTGCTGGACCTGGCCTTCCTGGCGGTGGCCGTGGTGGTGCTCCTCTCCACCTTCAAGGAGACGCCGTCCACGCCTCTCAGGGTTTGGCTCTCTGGCTACTCTCTCCACTGCGTTTTCCATGTCGCCTTTCTCTACCTTCACTCTCTCAACCCCTTTTCTTCTGCTCATGATCCTGCCGCTCCACCTCTGGCTCACGCCCGGTAACTTTTTCGTTtttcgttttttgttttttttttttcttcccttctttTCTTGAAGGGCTCAGATCTTGATTAGTATGGGCAGCAATTGTAACAATGATGGAAGAATGTTGATGTATCTCCTATTTCGGTTTTAATTTTCCATTTTCAGCATTGTGAAGAGGTTAGAGTCAATAAATACGATCATATCCTCCGTCTGGTGGGTGTTGGGATTCTATTGGATTGTTGTGGGTGGCCAAGCACTTCTGCAAGATTCTCCTCGCCTCTACTGGTAAGAACCACGATTCTAATGGTTTATTCAACAAGAATACATTGAAATAGAGGAAAATAGGACCCCCTAACAAATCTACTTGATATGTATAAAGACAAACAAGTAAAAAActaagctttttatttttattttttctagtgGATTTTGCACGTATATTTATCATCCTGCAGATGGAGCcatcaatttccatatctgtaaaCAAATGCACATGGAAATACTTCTTGTGGTAATTGTATCAATACCCccctgttttctttttctctccttcgCCTCCAAATTGCACAAATAAGAGTTCAATTTGTTTCAAATCCTGTTTCTCATATatatgtacacacacacacacacacaaagaaagAGCAATGCTTAGGGATGCTCAAAGGAAGAGATTTAATTTGTAtcatttgttaatgtgtttgtAGTGCTACAttgttccctttttttttttttttttagttttcgaTTTTATCCCTTGATTCCAAGTGtgttaaatatatatgcctagatttttttgttattcaTCATGATAAATTGTTGATCATTGTACGGGCCTTTGACAATAAAATTTCAAGATCATCATTAATGTTAGCAATTGGTGGCCTGTGCAAAGTATGCAAGCTAACATAAGAGAAATGATGATAATGAATTTAATAGTCAACCATGATTTAGTTTTAGTGAATGTAATAGAACCCTCAGTGATGTATGTACCTTGTGAGTTATATGCAGGTTAACAGTGGTTTTTCTAGCCTTTGATGTAttctttatcatcttttgcGTTGGAATGGCGTTTATCATTTTCTTTGCTCTCTGCTGCTGCATCCCAATTGTAGCATTTGCCTATGCTATGACAATCAGAGAAGGCGCATCTGAAGATGATATCAGGTATCTTCCCAAGTATAGATTTCGACAGGCCAATCCACTGGGTACCTTTGACGATGATAGAATGAAATTTGAGTGGGGAAGGGTGGAATCAGCAAATAGGAACCATGTCAATGAACTTTCTCTTCATCCAGAGGATTCTGTGAGCACCAATGCTTTATCTTCCGTGTTTTCTTCACTTTAGTTATAAATTTTATGTACTTCAGATATACGTCATTGCCCAAATTTATTGGTTTATTTTCCGTGGAAGCATCTTGTGCTACTCTTTctaatttatatcattttttaccCCTTATTTCCAACAAGGATTTACAGCTTCAATGCTGTAATAATTTTGAACCCCATCTGCCCTGCCAGCTTATATTTAGGTGACATAAATGTGGATATATTAATAGAATATTGTAGTACTCGGCTCTTTGATAATTCATTTTGCAACtgtaattttacaattttttccttGAATTCCCCCTTTTTTAAtccataaatatttttcaactttttaaaatcagGGTAGTTTGTGTTTATTTTGGCTATTGCTTAGTAACTTAAATCTTTTGTATTAATCCAAAACAACTTGTCATCATTTATGTGCTGGATATCCATTTCACCTAATAAATCTGAGTGGCTATGCTAATCAGTAAATCGAACTCAGATGATCTAACAACTTACCATGTAATATTGCTTACTATGTATGTTTTTTCCATATGATCCGGTTGATATTCATCAAACTTTTAGAATTGCACTTTATTTGTCTGTGATGGTCATAGGAAAGAAGCTATTTTGTTTCTTCCAATTGCTGGCGCAAAATTTATAGAACAGTCAAACATGGATTCTAACTTGCATACCTGTCTTGTAGGAGTGCTGCATCTGCCTTTCACGATATGTAGATGGAGTGGAGCTTTGTACCCTTCCCTGCAACCACCATTTCCATTGTGCATGCATCAGCAGATGGCTCCGAATAAATGCAACCTGCCCTCTCTGTAAATATAATATCCTCAGGGCCAGGGGTGATACATTGGTTTGACCTTTTTCCTTCACCCCAGATTTGGCGCGATACTGAGCCTACAATCCAGATGGTCATTTGCTAACCTGCTGACAACTGATGGTAGAGAAACATGAAGGGCAGAGAAAGAAAACAGAGGATATTTTGCGACACGGCTCCAGATCCtaaaccctctttttttttttttttttgaatagattGCATTTTCAAGACTGGTGTAGAATGATTTGTATATTTTGTAGGTGTGGTTAATTAGGATAAGAAATTGGAGATGGGTCCTTCCCATGTCCTTTTATTTGCAGTTATAAAAATCACTTGAGTTTCCTGCAAAGCTTTGCCTTTGCAGCCGCTGACAATGTTGCCATTAACGAATGGCACCGCAGCTCGAACGAGCTCTTGAAGAGAACCAAAGAGGCAAAGGGCGGAAAGTCGTGTaaaaaggacaagaaaaatTTAAGGCCTTTTTGCAAGTGTT encodes:
- the LOC133872178 gene encoding E3 ubiquitin-protein ligase At1g12760-like, producing the protein MEEEQRGLPVRVENNGRNDSVPWRPTFSLPLTGLIASEHRDDDDDSHVSGETNCGYYYYYYNYYWKPIVVLDLAFLAVAVVVLLSTFKETPSTPLRVWLSGYSLHCVFHVAFLYLHSLNPFSSAHDPAAPPLAHARIVKRLESINTIISSVWWVLGFYWIVVGGQALLQDSPRLYWLTVVFLAFDVFFIIFCVGMAFIIFFALCCCIPIVAFAYAMTIREGASEDDIRYLPKYRFRQANPLGTFDDDRMKFEWGRVESANRNHVNELSLHPEDSECCICLSRYVDGVELCTLPCNHHFHCACISRWLRINATCPLCKYNILRARGDTLV